A window of the Macadamia integrifolia cultivar HAES 741 unplaced genomic scaffold, SCU_Mint_v3 scaffold1103, whole genome shotgun sequence genome harbors these coding sequences:
- the LOC122062775 gene encoding 11-beta-hydroxysteroid dehydrogenase A-like yields MNLIQNLLNVVIPPITLVFIFLILPFLSVFKFIHFILRQLFPENMRGKVVLITGASSGIGEHLAYEYAKKGAYLVLVARREESLRKVAEKASNLGSPDVLVVAADVSLVDQCKRFIDEAVNHFGRLDHLVCNAGIGSSCTFEDIPDVTNFLPVMNVNFWGSIYPTYFAIPHLKKYKGKIIVNASVAGWMIAPRANVYAASKAALINFYDNLRIEVASEISIVVVSPGFIDSELTQGKQLTKKGEVEVDDGLIKVVGGIGIPFVSAGDCAKAIVTGVCRGDKYITEPWLYNMLYLLKIFCPELVEWISILLYRAMT; encoded by the exons ATGAACTTGATACAGAATCTATTGAATGTAGTGATTCCCCCAATCACTCtagtatttatttttctcattctaCCTTTTCTATCTGTTTTCAAGTTCATCCATTTTATTCTCAGACAACTCTTCCCTGAGAACATGAGGGGAAAAGTTGTTCTCATCACTGGTGCTTCTTCGGGTATTGGTGAG CACCTGGCATATGAATATGCAAAGAAAGGAGCATATCTAGTCCTTGTTGCAAGAAGAGAGGAGAGCCTTAGGAAAGTCGCAGAGAAAGCAAGTAATCTTGGTTCCCCTGATGTGTTAGTTGTTGCTGCAGATGTGTCACTTGTTGATCAATGCAAACGATTCATTGATGAAGCTGTGAACCATTTCGGCCGAT TGGATCATCTGGTATGCAATGCTGGGATTGGTAGTTCTTGCACATTTGAAGATATACCTGATGTTACAAATTTTTTACCTGTGATG AATGTAAACTTCTGGGGATCAATCTATCCCACTTATTTTGCAATTCCTCACCTCAAAAAGTACAAAGGCAAGATCATTGTGAATGCATCAGTAGCTGGGTGGATGATTGCACCAAGGGCAAATGTATATGCA GCAAGCAAAGCTGCATTAATAAACTTCTATGACAATCTGAGAATCGAAGTAGCCTCGGAGATTTCGATAGTGGTAGTTAGTCCTGGTTTTATAGACTCAGAGCTTACCCAAGGCAAACAGCTAACcaagaaaggggaagttgaagTTGATGATGGACTAATAAAG GTGGTTGGAGGAATTGGAATTCCATTTGTGAGTGCAGGGGACTGTGCAAAGGCTATTGTGACTGGGGTATGCCGTGGAGACAAATACATCACAGAGCCATGGTTGTATAACATGCTTTACCTCTTAAAGATCTTCTGCCCTGAGTTGGTTGAATGGATTTCCATCTTGCTATACCGTGCCatgacttga